The proteins below are encoded in one region of Planctopirus limnophila DSM 3776:
- a CDS encoding baeRF11 domain-containing protein, which produces MLHVDLPSRDDIATLMNSRGEIKVSIYLPTTPFSQQAQQDRIVLKNLTKTAIDQLAERPKKDVEAIEGLLLDLVDDGSFWEYQAHGLAIFVTPTQIHTLRLPYSVQELVEVSDRFHVKPLLHPMAASSTGFVLVLGQNNVKLLQICSDLPAVTLNIDGLPKDAASSVGKSSIQDRSPSGRIQGDEGKKVRLTQYARLVDQALRPVLNGRSEPLILAATEPLLSIYRQLATYPFLAAEEIRHSPDAISDVEIVAAARTIFQNLASARIQSALETFEQRKTQNRTTTNLEEISVAATQGAVQSLIVDVARVTPGTIDEHGKITPGAANCPVSYDVVGEICARVMMTGGTVLAAGGEQVPGTCGLAATLRYAPQ; this is translated from the coding sequence ATGCTTCACGTTGATCTTCCCTCTCGAGATGATATTGCCACCCTGATGAATTCACGGGGTGAGATCAAGGTCAGCATTTATCTTCCCACGACGCCATTTTCTCAGCAGGCCCAGCAGGATCGGATTGTCCTCAAAAATCTGACAAAAACTGCGATTGATCAACTGGCAGAGCGTCCGAAAAAAGATGTCGAAGCCATTGAAGGACTGCTTCTTGATCTGGTAGATGATGGATCGTTCTGGGAATACCAGGCACATGGCCTCGCTATTTTTGTGACACCCACACAGATTCATACTTTAAGACTTCCCTACAGCGTTCAAGAGCTGGTGGAAGTCAGTGATCGATTCCACGTCAAGCCATTGCTGCATCCAATGGCGGCTTCTTCAACAGGCTTTGTCCTGGTGCTTGGTCAGAATAATGTCAAGCTGCTGCAGATCTGCTCCGACCTGCCCGCAGTGACATTGAACATCGACGGCTTGCCGAAGGATGCAGCAAGTTCTGTTGGCAAGTCGTCCATTCAGGATCGCTCACCCAGCGGACGAATTCAGGGAGACGAAGGGAAGAAAGTTCGTCTCACACAATATGCACGCCTGGTTGATCAGGCACTCCGGCCGGTTCTCAATGGACGCAGTGAACCTCTGATTCTGGCAGCAACAGAACCCTTGCTTTCCATTTACCGTCAGTTGGCAACGTATCCATTTCTTGCTGCCGAAGAAATTCGCCACAGCCCGGATGCGATTTCCGATGTCGAGATTGTGGCTGCCGCCCGCACCATCTTCCAGAACCTCGCCAGTGCCCGCATTCAATCGGCACTCGAGACCTTCGAGCAGCGAAAAACACAAAATCGCACAACTACTAATCTCGAAGAAATCTCCGTCGCTGCCACACAAGGCGCAGTGCAATCCTTAATTGTCGATGTCGCCCGAGTCACCCCCGGGACCATCGATGAGCACGGCAAAATTACGCCAGGTGCCGCCAATTGCCCGGTCAGTTACGATGTCGTCGGTGAAATCTGTGCTCGCGTCATGATGACCGGAGGGACTGTCCTCGCAGCCGGAGGCGAACAGGTTCCCGGTACATGTGGGCTGGCAGCTACTCTTCGTTATGCTCCACAGTAG
- a CDS encoding rhodanese-like domain-containing protein has translation MQHNPRFLQLVESVRTNIRECSIADLKLLLEKKSPVLLFDVREDHEWVNGHIPTAKHLGRGIIERDIETLIPDPETEIYLYCGGGFRSALAADTLQKMGYMHVISVDGGFRGWKESGGEIVTPSA, from the coding sequence ATGCAGCACAACCCGCGATTTTTGCAACTGGTGGAATCGGTTCGTACCAATATCCGGGAATGCAGTATTGCCGACCTGAAATTACTGCTCGAAAAGAAATCGCCCGTCCTGCTCTTTGACGTGCGTGAAGATCACGAATGGGTCAATGGCCATATTCCGACAGCGAAGCATCTGGGCCGGGGCATTATCGAACGGGATATTGAAACGTTGATCCCTGATCCGGAAACCGAAATTTACCTGTATTGCGGCGGTGGCTTTCGCTCAGCTCTGGCAGCCGACACGCTGCAGAAAATGGGCTACATGCATGTGATCTCGGTGGATGGTGGCTTCCGTGGCTGGAAAGAATCTGGGGGTGAGATTGTCACCCCCAGTGCATAG
- a CDS encoding serine/threonine-protein kinase, which produces MSSAGTPQDPTADSEKTFIASDVSDGAMAATNIAPDTVLTGSTDAGEGTGKGSSPAAPQRISQLGDFRLIRKLGEGGMGEVFLAHQDSLDRKAAIKVLSKKLAGKDDFVKRFYREARAMAKIDHPNAVRVYAVDQDHGVHFVAMEFIDGKSMQHWIETLGRLSVGDAVHVTLRCAEALQHAHAMNMVHRDIKPDNIMLTARGQVKVADFGLAKAIDDEDNSLTQSGTGLGTPYYMAPEQARNAKHVDGRCDIYALGVTLYHFLTGKLPFTGNTTVELIMNKEQGKFPPARKANPEIPEKLDLIIDKMVAVSPEQRFKDFGEVIRYLAMLGLESPSLSFIQAPDKVVATANTATVKSPAAATRSLPAVPKSSAEDAAQQKQAAAKEITYAIQFIDAQGKPSAAKMTAPAIIKGIKAGIIDQRAKVKKPGATSAIPIAQLPEFEDAIQALIVRQEAEKKGRDMKSLYAQIDRQERWRKFTRKIRAALSGALGWVSLLIWLGLIAGAIYGVYLLLPLLRQNIPFLEKLGGS; this is translated from the coding sequence ATGAGTTCTGCAGGCACGCCCCAAGATCCCACTGCTGATTCCGAGAAGACATTCATCGCATCGGATGTCTCTGATGGTGCTATGGCAGCTACGAACATTGCGCCTGACACTGTTCTGACTGGGTCAACAGATGCTGGAGAAGGGACAGGGAAGGGTTCATCTCCTGCTGCCCCGCAGCGGATTTCTCAGTTGGGCGACTTCCGATTAATTCGCAAGCTTGGTGAAGGGGGCATGGGAGAGGTGTTCCTGGCACATCAGGACAGTCTTGATCGGAAAGCAGCGATTAAAGTTCTCTCCAAAAAACTTGCTGGCAAAGACGACTTTGTCAAACGGTTCTATCGAGAAGCGCGGGCGATGGCGAAGATCGATCATCCGAATGCCGTGCGCGTTTATGCCGTTGATCAGGATCATGGTGTGCACTTTGTGGCGATGGAATTCATCGACGGCAAGAGCATGCAGCATTGGATCGAGACTCTGGGCCGACTCTCTGTTGGTGATGCCGTGCATGTGACATTGCGATGCGCGGAGGCCTTGCAGCATGCCCATGCCATGAACATGGTGCATCGCGATATTAAACCTGACAACATCATGCTCACTGCGCGCGGGCAGGTAAAGGTAGCAGATTTTGGCCTCGCCAAAGCCATTGACGATGAAGACAACTCGCTCACACAGAGCGGGACCGGTCTGGGAACACCGTACTATATGGCTCCCGAGCAGGCGCGCAACGCCAAACATGTGGATGGCCGATGCGATATCTATGCCCTGGGGGTGACGCTCTATCACTTTCTTACGGGGAAGCTGCCATTTACTGGCAATACCACCGTCGAACTGATCATGAACAAAGAGCAGGGAAAGTTTCCACCCGCCCGAAAGGCGAATCCCGAGATCCCGGAAAAACTGGATCTGATCATCGATAAAATGGTGGCTGTCTCACCCGAACAGCGATTCAAGGATTTTGGCGAAGTGATTCGTTATCTGGCGATGCTGGGCCTCGAAAGCCCTTCACTCAGCTTTATTCAGGCTCCCGATAAAGTGGTGGCGACAGCCAATACGGCCACTGTCAAAAGTCCTGCTGCCGCCACGCGAAGTCTACCTGCAGTACCGAAGTCTTCCGCTGAAGATGCCGCTCAGCAGAAGCAGGCGGCAGCCAAAGAGATCACCTATGCGATTCAGTTCATCGATGCTCAAGGGAAACCATCTGCTGCCAAGATGACGGCTCCCGCGATTATCAAAGGGATCAAAGCCGGCATCATTGACCAGCGGGCGAAAGTCAAAAAACCGGGCGCGACATCCGCCATTCCGATTGCTCAACTTCCAGAGTTTGAAGATGCCATCCAGGCACTTATTGTTCGGCAGGAAGCCGAGAAAAAAGGCCGGGATATGAAGTCGCTGTATGCCCAGATTGATCGGCAGGAGCGCTGGCGCAAGTTCACCCGCAAGATTCGAGCGGCCCTTTCAGGTGCCTTGGGCTGGGTCAGTCTGCTGATCTGGTTGGGATTGATTGCCGGTGCGATTTACGGAGTCTACCTGCTCCTGCCACTCCTCAGGCAGAACATTCCGTTTCTTGAAAAGCTGGGTGGAAGCTGA
- a CDS encoding FliM/FliN family flagellar motor switch protein, with protein sequence MSESAEPNPTTDLSPSSPESSAGGEQLTSAGIEQFEKLKSTWLSHLTENIDALVTSFQQATDLATQFRVKELSAEWVTQHLAVQHEPWPAGEAAGLVVELACDETFFVALLPEIIGLPGWYTTPDASQESRLQTLAQEWSILLLPESIEIGASKTITISRIAGHVENLPMHARLLAYALEVTTLENPPEEGETPAIIVLGPFPLSAKDGQPSGSSADAASGSSQTGMTGVTPQNFEDEWEEASANLETERRQNSSAERQLPDSQTAVAPVDSPVDDLLSNYEGLAAQDPMESAAPLAQETMPQQSVTSQLMLQRLSGVRVQLSVRLAEKRMPLAALLQLSPGALVTFSKPCEDLLDIYIGNRQYAQGEAVKIGEHFGVKVNRLGPPPEKPSSLILD encoded by the coding sequence ATGTCTGAATCTGCAGAACCCAACCCCACAACAGATCTTTCACCCAGTTCTCCCGAAAGTTCTGCTGGAGGAGAACAGCTCACTTCTGCCGGCATCGAGCAGTTCGAGAAGCTCAAATCGACGTGGCTGAGCCACCTGACAGAGAATATCGATGCTCTGGTCACGTCGTTTCAACAGGCCACGGATCTAGCCACTCAGTTTCGGGTGAAGGAACTTTCTGCCGAATGGGTGACACAGCATTTAGCAGTTCAACATGAGCCGTGGCCTGCTGGTGAAGCGGCAGGTCTGGTTGTCGAACTTGCCTGTGATGAGACATTTTTTGTGGCGTTATTGCCTGAAATCATTGGCCTGCCCGGCTGGTATACGACGCCGGATGCCAGTCAGGAATCACGACTGCAAACTTTGGCACAGGAATGGAGCATTCTTCTGCTGCCTGAGTCAATCGAGATAGGTGCCTCAAAAACGATTACTATCTCGCGCATCGCGGGTCATGTCGAAAACCTGCCAATGCATGCCCGTTTGCTGGCTTATGCTCTGGAGGTGACGACTCTCGAGAATCCGCCGGAAGAAGGTGAAACACCCGCGATCATCGTGTTGGGGCCATTTCCTCTATCAGCAAAAGATGGTCAGCCATCGGGGTCGAGTGCCGATGCTGCATCAGGATCCAGCCAGACAGGAATGACGGGAGTCACTCCCCAGAACTTCGAGGATGAATGGGAAGAGGCCTCAGCAAACCTCGAGACCGAACGTCGTCAGAATTCCAGTGCCGAGCGACAACTGCCCGATTCACAGACTGCAGTAGCGCCAGTCGATAGCCCGGTTGATGATCTGCTTTCGAACTATGAGGGACTGGCCGCTCAAGATCCAATGGAATCTGCGGCACCATTGGCTCAAGAGACGATGCCTCAGCAATCGGTCACGAGCCAATTGATGCTGCAAAGGCTCTCTGGAGTGCGGGTTCAATTGAGTGTGCGCCTCGCAGAAAAACGCATGCCCCTGGCTGCTTTATTGCAATTGTCACCCGGGGCTCTGGTGACGTTTAGTAAACCTTGTGAAGACCTGCTCGATATCTATATTGGAAATCGGCAGTACGCTCAGGGTGAAGCCGTCAAAATTGGCGAGCATTTTGGCGTGAAGGTCAATCGCTTAGGGCCACCTCCTGAGAAGCCCAGTAGCCTGATTCTGGACTGA